The following are from one region of the Anguilla rostrata isolate EN2019 chromosome 7, ASM1855537v3, whole genome shotgun sequence genome:
- the LOC135259570 gene encoding uncharacterized protein LOC135259570, giving the protein MFPCQYCGHQCLTKYAFVRHVKVHASLPAASFKCAFFDCTRSFRNMTRLECHVYREHKDKRRAQVTAIECVSCHVEFCNVRCNDLSSLNSHLKSHIGERRAVSCPFRQCGRTFSVVSSFISNFSTVHKSCTVSSLLGHVTVGTETRLTATNEQVEGVSVLEGDLTDDNEGDQAAVLPERADESLFLNNLAFFYLKLQAKLLLPASVIQSIIEDFQAVHDISQSHLLHKLDEKLVSLDITDNEKENVIEVLKSEDLFRACNTGTLKTDQRQKTVFKNQFRYIEPVPLYLGKNDSGKECFAQYIPLKDTLRSLFRCQSVKQQTHSYKQEIQSLSRSRDVLEDIWDGSDVAANVLFKK; this is encoded by the coding sequence atgtttccgtgtcagtattgtggtcaccaatgcttaacgaagtatgcgtttgttaggcaTGTGAAAGTACATGCGAGTCTTCCAGCCGCGTCGTTTAAATGCGCCTTCTTTGATTGCACCCGTTCGTTCAGAAACATGACGCGgttggaatgtcatgtatatcgagagcataaagataagaggagagcacaggtaactgcaatcgagtgtgtatcttgtcatgtagaattttgcaatgttagatgcaatgatttatccagtttaaactctcatttgaaatctcatatcggaGAGCGCAGGGCagtttcttgtccatttcgtcagtgtgggagaacgttttcagtcgtctcttcctttatttctaatttttccacagtacacaagtcttgtacagtatccagtcttctgggccatgtaacagtaggaacagagacgagactaacggcaaccaatgaacaagttgagggtgtttcagtgttggagggGGATTTGACTGATGATAATGAGGGAGACCAAGcagcggtgctgccagagagagcagatgaatcccttttcttgaacaatttggctttcttttatttaaagttgcaggcaaaacttttactgccagcatcagtcatacagtctattattgaggattttcaagcagtgcatgatatcagtcagtctcatttacttcataagttGGACGAAAAGCTGGTATCATTGGATATCACTGACAATGAGAAAGAGAATGTCATAGAGGTTCTTAAATCCGAGGATTTGTTTCGGGCATGCAACACTGGtaccttgaaaactgatcaaagacaaaaaacagtttttaaaaatcagtttagatacaTTGAGCCAGTCCCACTTTATCTTGGAAAGAACGATTCAGGGAAGGAATGTTTTGCTCAATACATTCCGTTAAAAGATACACTTCGATCACTCTTTCGGTGTCAGTCGGTCAAGCAGCAAACACATAGCTACAAACAAGAGATACAGTCTTTGTCTAGATCAAGAGATGTCTTGGAAGACATCTGGGATGGTAGCGATGTGGCAGCAAATGTACTGTTTAAGAAGTAG